A single region of the Deltaproteobacteria bacterium genome encodes:
- a CDS encoding GNAT family N-acetyltransferase — MSERDARFAQIETARLLCEPVRGEHASAMFPVLSDARLYAHMPGGPPESVAALEREYAFLAGGRSPDGAQHWLNWILRLRDSREAIGFTQATLRGEGGSIAYVIGAAHQRRGYAREAVAALVAHLFEVWGVARLQAEIHFDNRASAGLAQRLGFLHARKDFAENDDIFELTRAAWLARSPLR, encoded by the coding sequence GTGAGCGAGCGCGATGCGCGCTTCGCGCAGATCGAGACAGCGCGGCTCCTTTGCGAACCCGTCCGCGGCGAACACGCCTCGGCGATGTTTCCCGTGCTGAGCGATGCGCGGCTCTACGCGCACATGCCGGGCGGGCCGCCCGAAAGCGTCGCGGCGCTGGAGCGCGAGTACGCGTTCCTCGCGGGCGGGCGCAGCCCGGACGGCGCTCAGCATTGGCTCAACTGGATCCTGCGGCTGCGGGATTCGCGAGAGGCGATCGGCTTCACGCAGGCGACTCTGCGCGGCGAGGGCGGCTCGATCGCCTACGTGATCGGCGCTGCGCATCAGCGACGCGGCTACGCGCGCGAGGCCGTCGCGGCGTTGGTGGCGCACCTCTTCGAGGTCTGGGGAGTCGCGCGACTCCAAGCCGAGATCCACTTCGACAACCGCGCGTCGGCCGGGCTCGCGCAGCGCCTCGGCTTCCTACACGCGCGCAAGGACTTCGCCGAGAACGACGACATCTTCGAGCTCACGCGCGCGGCATGGCTCGCGCGCAGTCCGCTTCGGTAG
- the selB gene encoding selenocysteine-specific translation elongation factor — MASMSRNNLILGTAGHIDHGKTTLVRALTGVDTDRLPEEKARGITIELGFAPLALAPGLTIGVVDVPGHEGLVRTMVSGATGIDFVLLVVAADEGAMPQTREHLAIIDLLGIAHGVVALTKSDLADADVADLAETEVRDLLADTSLASADVLRVSATTGAGIAELRSALVRAAEQARERARRAGPARLWVDRCFEMRGFGSVVTGTLAGAELTAGDAVELFPGGARARVRGLQSFGASAERLEPGSRCAVNLQGIALADLARGMLVAAPGSLAPSSTFDASLRWLATAPHSGPKPVACELLVGTAAVRAHVAPVGGDFFEPGSRSFARIHLDDGALALLPGDRFVVRGFASGATLGGGEILDVAPPHRRRSDRALARGLEVLARGDATEGVAQRVARSGFAGMSLEALRTQSGLLPAALASALTSAEESGKIVALAADVFASTELVSQAESRCAEALAAFHAANPIKPGMPKGTLRGALPENAAPALYERALAQLAARGEVAVEGELVRRADFAPRLAAREQELAARLRAGAREAGLAPRTLREWEAELRASEAELREVLAHLEREGALVRAPGELWFDVSAVAALRTRVVAHLEAHGEIGTAAYKELIGGTRKFVVPLMELFDTEQLTVRRGEVRVLKRRAK, encoded by the coding sequence GTGGCTTCGATGTCCCGTAACAACCTCATCCTCGGCACCGCGGGTCACATCGATCACGGCAAGACCACGCTCGTGCGCGCGCTCACGGGCGTCGACACGGATCGGCTGCCCGAGGAGAAGGCGCGCGGCATCACGATCGAGCTCGGGTTCGCGCCGCTCGCGCTCGCGCCCGGGCTCACGATCGGCGTCGTCGACGTGCCGGGGCATGAGGGGCTCGTGCGCACGATGGTGTCGGGCGCGACGGGGATCGACTTCGTGCTGCTCGTCGTCGCCGCGGACGAAGGCGCGATGCCGCAGACGCGCGAGCACCTGGCGATCATCGACTTGCTCGGGATCGCGCACGGCGTCGTCGCGCTGACGAAGAGCGATCTTGCCGACGCCGACGTCGCGGACCTCGCCGAAACCGAGGTGCGCGATCTGCTCGCGGACACGTCGCTCGCGAGCGCTGACGTGCTGCGCGTGTCCGCGACGACGGGCGCGGGCATCGCGGAGCTGCGCAGCGCCCTCGTGCGCGCGGCGGAGCAGGCGCGCGAGCGAGCGAGGCGCGCGGGCCCCGCGCGGCTCTGGGTGGATCGCTGCTTCGAGATGCGCGGCTTCGGCTCGGTCGTCACGGGAACGCTCGCAGGCGCCGAGCTCACTGCGGGAGATGCGGTCGAGCTCTTCCCCGGCGGCGCACGTGCGCGCGTGCGCGGGCTGCAGAGCTTCGGCGCGAGCGCGGAGCGGCTCGAGCCGGGCTCGCGCTGCGCGGTGAACCTGCAGGGCATCGCGCTCGCGGATCTCGCGCGCGGGATGCTCGTCGCAGCGCCCGGCTCACTCGCGCCGTCGAGCACGTTCGATGCTTCACTGCGCTGGCTCGCGACCGCGCCGCACAGCGGACCCAAGCCGGTCGCGTGCGAGCTGCTGGTGGGCACCGCTGCGGTGCGCGCGCACGTCGCGCCCGTCGGCGGAGACTTCTTCGAGCCGGGGTCGCGCTCGTTCGCGCGCATCCATCTCGACGACGGCGCGCTCGCACTACTGCCCGGTGATCGCTTCGTCGTGCGCGGCTTCGCCTCGGGCGCGACGCTCGGTGGCGGCGAGATCCTCGACGTCGCGCCGCCGCACCGGCGGCGCAGCGACCGCGCTCTCGCGCGCGGCCTCGAAGTGCTCGCCCGGGGCGATGCGACCGAAGGCGTGGCGCAGCGCGTCGCTCGCTCCGGATTCGCGGGCATGTCGCTCGAGGCGCTGCGCACGCAGAGCGGGCTCCTGCCTGCGGCGCTCGCTTCAGCGCTCACGAGCGCCGAGGAGAGCGGCAAGATCGTCGCGCTCGCTGCAGACGTGTTCGCGTCGACCGAGCTCGTGTCGCAGGCGGAGTCCCGCTGCGCGGAGGCTCTCGCTGCGTTTCACGCCGCGAACCCGATCAAGCCGGGCATGCCGAAGGGAACGCTGCGCGGTGCGCTGCCCGAGAACGCTGCGCCCGCGCTTTACGAGCGCGCGCTCGCACAGCTCGCAGCGCGCGGAGAAGTCGCGGTCGAAGGCGAGCTCGTGCGCCGCGCTGACTTCGCGCCGCGGCTCGCTGCGCGCGAGCAGGAGCTCGCCGCGAGGCTGCGCGCGGGCGCGCGCGAGGCGGGTCTCGCGCCGCGCACGCTGCGCGAGTGGGAAGCGGAGCTGCGCGCGAGCGAGGCGGAGCTGCGCGAGGTGCTCGCGCATCTCGAGCGCGAAGGCGCGCTCGTGCGCGCGCCGGGCGAGCTGTGGTTCGATGTGAGCGCCGTCGCCGCGCTGCGGACGCGAGTCGTCGCCCATCTCGAAGCGCACGGCGAAATCGGCACCGCGGCCTACAAGGAGCTGATCGGCGGCACGCGCAAGTTCGTCGTGCCGCTGATGGAGCTGTTCGACACGGAGCAGCTCACCGTGCGCCGCGGCGAAGTGCGCGTGCTGAAGCGGCGCGCGAAGTGA
- a CDS encoding type II toxin-antitoxin system prevent-host-death family antitoxin — MAKERIIGVRELRERLSDYLELVANGESLTIGTRKAAVARLVPAAPLSEGEALDRLAAEGRIQKPRGKLRLRGPVKLRKRQTKSVSDQVVEDRR, encoded by the coding sequence ATGGCGAAAGAGAGAATCATCGGAGTTCGCGAGCTGCGGGAACGGCTGAGCGATTATCTCGAGCTCGTTGCGAACGGGGAGTCGCTCACGATCGGAACGCGCAAAGCCGCGGTTGCGCGGCTCGTGCCCGCAGCGCCGCTGAGCGAGGGCGAAGCGTTGGATCGGCTCGCGGCGGAGGGACGAATTCAGAAGCCGCGTGGGAAGCTCCGCCTGCGCGGGCCCGTGAAGCTGCGCAAGCGGCAAACGAAGTCGGTCTCAGACCAAGTCGTCGAGGATCGGCGATGA
- a CDS encoding type II toxin-antitoxin system VapC family toxin — translation MILYLDTSALVKLYVEEAGSARTRELVDRSDGAYTSRISYVEARAAFARRLRAQAMSRREHGDIVSRFEAGWSGFGVVELSDPLARSAGTLAEKHGLRALDATQLAAALELRTGSVPVDFACFDRRLAHAAREERLPLAASL, via the coding sequence ATGATCCTCTACCTCGACACGAGCGCGCTGGTGAAGCTCTATGTCGAGGAAGCGGGCTCCGCGCGGACTCGCGAGCTCGTCGATCGCTCCGACGGCGCCTACACGTCACGGATCAGCTACGTCGAGGCGCGTGCCGCATTTGCGCGGCGGCTACGCGCGCAGGCGATGAGCCGCCGCGAACACGGCGACATCGTGAGTAGGTTCGAGGCGGGCTGGAGCGGCTTCGGCGTCGTCGAGCTCTCCGACCCACTCGCGCGAAGCGCGGGCACGCTCGCCGAGAAGCACGGCCTACGGGCGCTCGACGCGACCCAGCTGGCAGCGGCGCTCGAGCTGCGCACGGGGTCTGTGCCGGTCGACTTCGCTTGTTTCGACCGCCGCCTTGCGCACGCTGCGCGCGAGGAACGCCTGCCGCTCGCAGCGAGCCTCTAG
- the serS gene encoding serine--tRNA ligase: MLDARSLAERRDEIAASIRRRGVRADLDGAIALHAQVAAKQHELNETNRRRNEHQERGKKKLAPEEREAHGAEGRALKEAVVRVEAETEALRAKLDAKLRDLPNFLHAAVPDGGEDDAKELRRVGAPAQLGFAPKDHLQLAAALDLADFDGGAKVAGQKFYYLKNEAVLLELGLQRYALDLLLAEGFTPYVTPDLARADILEGIGFNPRGEETQIYSVANSDLCLVGTAEITLGGLYADTILEEEQLPVKMAGISHCFRTEAGAAGRESKGLYRVHQFTKVEMFAITRPEDSDAMHEQLLAIEERIYQGLQLPYRVVDIAAGDLGAPAYRKFDIEAWMPGRGERGSYGEISSTSNCTDYQARRLRVRFRRKAKKKNEFAHMLNGTAVSNARLILALLENHQRADGTIAVPKALQPYVGREVIGKR; this comes from the coding sequence ATGCTCGATGCCCGCAGCCTCGCCGAACGCCGCGATGAAATAGCGGCGAGCATTCGCCGGCGCGGCGTGCGCGCCGATCTGGATGGCGCGATCGCGCTGCACGCGCAGGTCGCGGCGAAGCAGCACGAGCTGAACGAGACGAATCGCCGGCGCAACGAGCACCAGGAGCGCGGCAAGAAGAAGCTCGCGCCCGAGGAGCGCGAAGCGCACGGCGCCGAGGGTCGCGCGCTGAAGGAGGCGGTCGTGCGCGTGGAGGCAGAGACCGAGGCGCTGCGCGCGAAGCTCGACGCGAAGCTGCGCGATCTCCCGAACTTCCTGCACGCCGCCGTACCGGATGGGGGCGAGGACGACGCGAAGGAGCTGCGCCGCGTCGGCGCGCCAGCGCAGCTCGGCTTCGCGCCGAAGGATCATCTCCAGCTCGCGGCGGCGCTCGATCTCGCGGACTTCGACGGCGGCGCGAAGGTGGCGGGACAGAAGTTCTACTACCTGAAGAACGAGGCCGTGCTGCTCGAGCTCGGGCTGCAGCGCTACGCGCTCGACTTGTTGTTGGCCGAAGGCTTCACGCCCTACGTCACGCCCGACCTCGCGCGCGCGGACATCCTCGAAGGCATCGGCTTCAACCCGCGCGGCGAGGAGACGCAGATCTACTCGGTCGCGAACAGCGACCTCTGCCTCGTCGGCACTGCGGAGATCACGCTGGGTGGCCTCTACGCAGACACGATCCTCGAGGAAGAGCAGCTGCCGGTGAAGATGGCCGGCATCTCTCACTGCTTCCGCACCGAGGCGGGCGCCGCGGGGCGCGAGAGCAAGGGCCTCTACCGCGTGCATCAGTTCACGAAGGTGGAGATGTTCGCGATCACGCGCCCCGAAGATTCCGACGCGATGCACGAGCAGCTGCTCGCGATCGAGGAGCGCATTTATCAGGGACTCCAGCTGCCGTATCGCGTGGTCGACATCGCGGCCGGCGACCTCGGCGCGCCGGCGTATCGCAAGTTCGACATCGAGGCGTGGATGCCGGGGCGCGGCGAGCGCGGCAGCTACGGCGAGATCTCGAGCACGTCGAACTGCACCGATTATCAGGCGCGCCGGCTGCGCGTGCGCTTCCGGCGCAAGGCCAAGAAGAAGAACGAGTTCGCGCACATGCTGAACGGCACCGCGGTCTCGAACGCGCGCCTGATCCTCGCGCTGCTCGAGAACCACCAGCGCGCCGACGGCACGATCGCGGTGCCGAAGGCGCTGCAGCCGTACGTGGGGCGCGAGGTGATCGGGAAGCGCTAG
- a CDS encoding dienelactone hydrolase family protein, protein MEIRSERVSIPVGGTNMGGYLVRPADSAPRAGVIVYMEIFGVNAHIREVAERVAREGYIVLAPDFFHRTHPGLDVAYDEAGMGVGMKGLMSLDADTMTADAQAAVAFLRKQPGCTGKIGAMGFCIGGHMTYLTACETDVAAAASFYGGGIAAPKGPGGKASTLGRTPKIKGKIVCLMGAKDALIPMAQVDAMRDALKRAGTRHEVVVYEADHGFFCNARGSYHAPSADDAWSRVKALFASELR, encoded by the coding sequence ATGGAGATTCGCAGCGAGCGCGTTTCGATCCCGGTCGGCGGCACGAACATGGGCGGCTACCTGGTGCGCCCCGCGGACTCGGCGCCGCGCGCGGGCGTGATCGTGTACATGGAGATCTTCGGAGTGAATGCGCACATCCGCGAAGTGGCGGAGCGCGTCGCGCGCGAGGGCTACATCGTGCTCGCGCCGGACTTCTTTCATCGCACGCATCCCGGCCTCGACGTCGCCTACGACGAAGCGGGCATGGGTGTGGGCATGAAGGGCCTGATGTCGCTCGACGCCGACACGATGACCGCGGACGCGCAGGCCGCGGTCGCGTTCCTGCGCAAGCAGCCCGGCTGCACCGGCAAGATCGGCGCGATGGGCTTCTGCATCGGCGGGCACATGACGTACCTCACCGCATGCGAGACCGACGTCGCCGCGGCGGCCTCGTTCTATGGCGGCGGCATCGCCGCGCCGAAGGGCCCCGGCGGCAAGGCCTCGACACTCGGCCGCACGCCCAAGATCAAGGGCAAGATCGTGTGCCTGATGGGCGCCAAGGACGCGCTCATCCCGATGGCGCAGGTCGACGCGATGCGCGACGCGCTGAAGCGCGCGGGTACGCGGCACGAGGTGGTCGTGTACGAGGCGGACCACGGGTTCTTCTGCAACGCGCGCGGCTCCTACCACGCGCCGAGCGCTGACGACGCGTGGTCCCGCGTGAAGGCCCTGTTCGCGAGCGAGCTGCGGTAA